Proteins co-encoded in one Colletes latitarsis isolate SP2378_abdomen chromosome 2, iyColLati1, whole genome shotgun sequence genomic window:
- the LOC143351799 gene encoding kinesin-like protein KIF13A isoform X2: MATDKIKVAVRVRPFNRRELELGTQCVVEMSGQQTILQHPTTMDKIERNKPKTFAFDHCFHSLDPAAESFASQEVVFDALGRDILDNAFQGYNACIFAYGQTGSGKSYTMMGSGENKGIIPRLCDNLFDMIAKQQSSELSYKVEVSYMEIYNEKVHDLLDPKPNKHTLKVREHNVLGPYVDGLSQLAVTSFQDIDNLMAEGNKSRTVAATNMNSESSRSHAVFSVILTQTLTDTKSGVSGEKVSRMSLVDLAGSERAVKTGAVGDRLKEGSNINKSLTTLGLVISKLADQNSGSNKNKDKFVPYRDSVLTWLLKDNLGGNSKTVMVATVSPAADNYEETLSTLRYADRAKRIVNHAVVNEDPNARIIRELRQEVETLKEMLLHATGQGSIVGQQRTDITEKLSESERLMKEMSQTWEEKLVKTERLQHERQQALEKMGISVQASGIQVEKNKYYLVNLNDDPSLNELLVYYLKERTLVGGRSAKTDQDIQLHGLGILPEHCVITIEESGLYMTPLNGARCFVNGTQVVKKTPLLHGDRIVWGNHHFFRVNCPRSATAINSEPQTPAQNIDYNFAREELMLNELSNDPIQRAIARLEKQHEEDKQVALEKQRQEYERQFQQLRNILSPSTPYSPYVPYDPLRGSQSGKLPACTPTTQMRVEKWAQERDEMFKRSLGQLKADILKANALVQEANFLAEEMGKQTKFSVTLQIPPNNLSPNRKSVFFQRGAFVSEPAILVKRTNMGSQVWSMEKLENKLVDMRDMYEERKDPNNCQRLPAIKDEVLGKTQDPFYESQENHNLIGVANIFLEVLFHDVRLDYHTPIISQQGEVAGRLQVEISRISGHFPQDRICEAASESSTDSTSSEPEDYSGSSHIICRVTIKQATGLPLSLSHYVFCQYMFCGHPEPIVVPAVDNSEQLNSNCQTGQRDSLAFKFNHTKDFTVPITEEFMEHCAEGALSIEVWGHRSAGFSRSKPGWEVEQQLAKARSLADRWSELTRKIELWVEIQELNEQGEYSPVDVVVKQDMWTGGIYQLRQGQQRRIQVRVKPVQNSGTLPIICQSILNIAVGSVSVRNRLQIPLDSYQDEDLSVLREKWSEALMRRRQYLDQQIQKLINKQEKTEQDIEREQSLVDQWVSLTEERNAVLVPAAGSGIPGAPADWNPPSGMEPHIPVLFLDLNADDLSTHQSGEEVSVTGLNSILPKEHGNKFYNLPIIRRIEKDVCAIAAWDSSIHDNIHLNKVTDANERVFLILKTTVRLSHPAPMDLVLRKRLALNIYKRQSITDRIFKKIVHSDCLTQTGVTYEVVSNIPKASEELEDRESLAQIAASGEDNSLCDGETYIEKYTRGVSAVESILTLDRLRQNVAVKELLQAQGQPLMRKTASVPNFSQVLLPLRRLGRTIMRTDASLDSLNVTRSESVTDLNTELNGLLHSRRASTGHARNDENFVTTPSKPFGIVRQQKARPTFLNLNLNLNSLTRLQQSTSAKSSPNIVGTKLGLRMTTLHEETSNVGNQLPTPINDEDEEKSDADYYSEYEAYQATAKPVKPLTSSRTLDSLVELQSTKINTPSMSSSGYGSQAVSTTNLTSEDSLSVKSISVDETPDLEYRNLLDSKKPERMDSSLVEETPEEYMGEVAAALDNLSVMGNSCVEERTRKNLEETGAYMDADIDSPVSSTKSDSDANSNATHSNAAQKKDSTSQVLSNRRKSDMEISQTSNSGEDSPLEGSSVVHTKLPPGKVVRRRKTSTNTGRPTSSQHRASFPMVRPQLSESKTAARLEQSMHSNMPYENGDNSSSERIDDDVSDKSSAFGSRHDLSRVETPLPDWVVIGESVMVRPYSYCGVIAYVGPTEFASGTWIGVELDAPTGKNDGAVNGHRYFTCRPKCGIFVKVDKLIQDKRGRALRNYTFTLPQSAPMRRSVSRGEGLHSLHRSRSRGEGLSTTGTRSSPRGK; this comes from the exons GGTCCGGGAAGTCGTACACGATGATGGGTAGCGGCGAGAACAAGGGCATCATACCGCGGCTGTGCGACAACCTGTTCGACATGATAGCGAAGCAGCAGAGCTCGGAGCTCAGCTACAAGGTCGAAGTCTCGTACATGGAGATCTACAACGAGAAGGTGCACGACCTGCTGGATCCGAAGCCTAACAAACACACGCTCAAAGTCAGGGAGCACAATGTCCTGGGGCCGTACGTCGACGGACTCAGTCAACTCGCCGTCACATCGTTCCAG GATATTGACAATCTGATGGCGGAGGGCAACAAGTCGAGGACGGTGGCGGCGACGAACATGAACTCTGAGAGCTCCCGGTCGCACGCAGTGTTCTCCGTGATCCTCACCCAAACGTTGACGGACACCAAAAGCGGCGTCAGCGGGGAGAAGGTCTCCAGAATGAGTTTGGTGGACTTAGCAGGGAGCGAAAGGGCTGTGAAAACTGGGGCAGTGGGCGATAGGCTTAAAGAAGGAAGCAATATAAACAA ATCCCTAACGACGTTGGGTCTAGTCATTTCGAAGCTGGCGGATCAGAATTCCGGAAGTAATAAGAATAAGGACAAGTTCGTGCCGTACAGAGACTCCGTGTTAACGTGGTTGTTGAAG GACAACCTCGGTGGAAACAGTAAAACCGTGATGGTAGCCACTGTGTCCCCCGCGGCGGACAATTACGAGGAGACGCTTTCCACCCTCCGATACGCGGACAGAGCGAAGAGGATCGTTAATCACGCGGTGGTCAACGAGGATCCCAACGCAAGAATTATTCGGGAACTGAGGCAGGAAGTGGAGACGCTGAAGGAGATGCTGTTGCACGCGACT GGTCAAGGATCGATAGTGGGACAACAACGCACAGACATAACGGAGAAGCTGTCGGAGTCGGAACGATTGATGAAGGAGATGTCGCAGACATGGGAGGAGAAGCTGGTGAAGACAGAGAGGTTGCAGCACGAGAGGCAACAGGCCTTGGAGAAAATGGGTATCAGCGTGCAGGCTTCCGGTATCCAAGTGGAGAAGAACAAGTACTATCTTGTTAATCTCAACGACGATCCCAGCTTGAACGAGTTGCTGGTTTACTATCTGAAA GAGAGGACGCTGGTCGGCGGACGTTCGGCGAAAACGGACCAGGACATACAGCTGCACGGGCTGGGTATCCTGCCAGAGCACTGCGTGATCACGATAGAGGAGTCTGGCCTCTACATGACGCCGTTGAACGGCGCTAGGTGTTTCGTGAACGGCACGCAGGTGGTGAAAAAAACACCGTTGCTGCACGGCGACAGGATCGTCTGGGGAAATCATCATTTCTTCCGGGTGAACTGTCCCAGGAGCGCAACAG CGATTAACAGCGAGCCTCAGACGCCCGCTCAGAATATCGATTACAACTTCGCGAGGGAGGAACTGATGCTCAACGAGCTGTCGAACGATCCGATTCAAAGGGCCATTGCTAGACTGGAGAAACAACACGAGGAGGACAAACAG GTCGCGCTGGAGAAGCAGAGGCAAGAGTACGAGCGTCAGTTTCAGCAACTTCGTAATATTCTGTCTCCGTCGACGCCGTATTCACCGTATGTACCGTACGACCCGTTAAGGGGCAGCCAAAGCGGGAAATTGCCCGCCTGCACGCCTACCACGCAAATGCGCGTGGAGAAATGGGCCCAAGAGAGGGACGAGATGTTCAAGCGAAGCTTAGGTCAATTAAAAGCGGACATCTTGAAGGCGAACGCGTTGGTGCAAGAGGCAAACTTCTTGGCGGAGGAGATGGGGAAGCAAACGAAATTTAGCGTCACCCTGCAGATCCCGCCGAACAATTTAAGTCCGAATAGAAAG AGTGTATTTTTTCAGCGGGGAGCTTTCGTCAGCGAGCCCGCGATTCTAGTGAAGAGAACGAACATGGGCAGTCAGGTGTGGTCCATGGAGAAGCTAGAAAATAAGTTAGTCGATATGCGGGACATGTACGAGGAGAGAAAAGATCCCAATAATTGTCAACGATTACCTGCCATTAAG GATGAAGTGCTGGGAAAGACACAAGACCCGTTCTACGAGTCCCAGGAGAATCACAATCTTATCGGAGTAGCGAATATTTTCTTAGAAGTTCTGTTTCACGACGTTCGGTTAGATTATCATACGCCAATTATCAGCCAACAGGGAGAAGTCGCTGGACGACTGCAGGTTGAAATTAGTCGCATATCCGGCCACTTTCCTCAGGATCGCATCTGCGAGGCGGCGTCCGAGTCGTCCACCGACTCGACATCGTCCGAGCCCGAGGATTATTCTGGATCGAGTCATATCATCTGTCGCGTGACGATAAAACAGGCCACCGGGTTGCCGTTGTCGCTGAGCCATTACGTATTTTGTCAGTATATGTTCTGCGGCCATCCGGAGCCGATAGTGGTCCCAGCCGTGGACAACTCGGAGCAGCTCAACTCAAATTGCCAAACTGGCCAGAGGGACTCTTTGGCGTTCAAGTTCAATCACACGAAAGATTTCACCGTGCCCATAACGGAGGAGTTCATGGAACACTGTGCTG AAGGTGCCTTGAGCATAGAAGTTTGGGGCCATCGAAGCGCCGGTTTCTCTCGAAGCAAACCGGGCTGGGAGGTCGAGCAACAGTTGGCCAAAGCTAGATCCCTTGCCGATCGATGGTCAGAGCTGACGCGAAAGATCGAACTCTGGGTCGAAATTCAAGAGCTCAACGAACAAGGAGAGTACTCGCCGGTCGATGTAGTCGTAAAACAGGATATGTGGACGG GCGGTATTTATCAATTACGTCAAGGACAGCAACGACGGATACAAGTTCGCGTGAAACCAGTACAAAATTCGGGAACGTTGCCGATAATCTGCCAGTCGATATTGAACATAGCGGTCGGCAGCGTGTCCGTGAGGAATCGCCTTCAGATTCCGTTGGACAGTTACCAGGACGAAGACCTGAGCGTGCTGAGGGAAAAGTGGAGCGAAGCCTTGATGAGAAGGAGGCAGTACCTGGATCAGCAAATTCAGAAACTCATCAATAAACAAG AAAAAACAGAACAAGACATAGAACGAGAACAGAGCCTCGTGGATCAGTGGGTCAGCCTGACGGAAGAGAGGAACGCAGTTTTAGTCCCTGCGGCAGGCTCTGGGATTCCTGGTGCGCCTGCCGACTGGAACCCTCCATCGGGCATGGAACCCCATATACCTGTTCTGTTCCTTGATCTCAACG CGGACGATCTTTCGACCCACCAGTCAGGGGAGGAAGTTTCCGTGACCGGACTGAACTCCATTCTACCCAAGGAACACGGTAACAAGTTTTACAATTTACCAATAATACGACGCATAGAGAAGGACGTGTGCGCCATCGCTGCTTGGGACTCCAGTATACACGACAACATACACCTGAACAAAGTCACCGATG CGAACGAGCGGGTTTTTTTGATCTTGAAGACGACGGTACGGTTGTCGCATCCTGCGCCAATGGACCTGGTGCTGCGTAAACGGTTGGCCTTGAACATTTACAAAAGACAAAGCATCACAGACCGGATCTTCAAGAAGATCGTACACTCTGACTGCTTGACCCAAACGGGCGTCACCTACGAGGTCGTTTCTAACATACCAAAGGCGAGCGAGGAACTGGAGGATCGCGAGAGTTTGGCGCAGATAGCCGCGAGCGGGGAGGACAACAGCTTGTGCGACGGCGAGACATACATCG AGAAATATACACGCGGTGTCTCCGCGGTGGAAAGTATTCTCACTTTGGACCGACTACGACAAAACGTGGCGGTGAAGGAATTGCTGCAAGCACAAGGACAGCCACTTATGCGCAAGACAGCAAGCGTGCCCAACTTCTCGCAGGTACTACTGCCTCTCCGCCGTCTCGGACGCACT ATTATGAGAACCGACGCCTCTTTGGACTCGTTGAACGTGACGCGTTCCGAGAGCGTAACCGATCTGAACACCGAGTTAAATGGATTGCTGCATTCGCGACGAGCGTCCACGGGCCACGCCAGGAACGATGAGAACTTCGTGACCACGCCATCGAAGCCGTTTGGAATCG TACGCCAACAAAAAG CGAGACCAACTTTCCTGAATCTCAACCTGAATCTCAACTCATTGACACGTCTGCAACAATCCACCTCTGCCAAGT CGTCCCCGAACATCGTCGGTACCAAACTGGGTCTGAGAATGACTACTCTGCACGAGGAAACGTCGAACGTGGGGAATCAGCTGCCCACGCCGATCAACGACGAGGATGAAGAGAAGAGCGACGCCGATTACTACTCGGAATACGAAGCCTATCAG GCAACggcgaaaccagtaaaaccacTAACTTCTTCACGCACACTGGATTCTCTCGTCGAACTTCAGTCGACGAAGATCAACACGCCAAGCATGAGCAGCAGCGGTTACGGTTCCCAAGCCGTGTCCACGACCAACTTGACGTCCGAGGACTCCCTGTCCGTGAAGTCCATCAGCGTGGACGAGACACCGGACCTGGAGTATAGGAATCTGCTGGACAGCAAGAAGCCTGAACGAATGGACAGCTCTCTGGTCGAGGAAACGCCCGAGGAGTACATGGGCGAGGTAGCCGCAGCGTTGGACAACTTGAGCGTGATGGGGAACAGTTGCGTCGAAG AGCGTACAAGGAAAAACCTGGAGGAGACAGGCGCCTACATGGACGCGGACATCGATAGTCCGGTGTCCTCGACGAAAAGCGACAGCGACGCCAACAGCAACGCGACACACTCCAACGCGGCTCAGAAGAAAGACTCGACGAGTCAGGTTCTGAGCAATCGAAGGAAAAGCGACATGGAGATCAGTCAGACGTCGAATTCGGGGGAAGACAGTCCGTTGGAGGGCAGCTCGGTCGTACACACGAAACTGCCGCCGGGCAAG GTAGTGCGACGAAGGAAAACTTCTACCAATACAGGAAGGCCTACCAGTTCCCAGCACAGGGCTTCGTTCCCCATGGTCCGTCCACAACTTTCGGAGAGTAAAACTGCAGCGCGGCTGGAGCAATCGATGCACTCCAATATGCCATACGAAAATGGCGACAACAGCTCCTCGGAACGAATCGACG ACGACGTAAGTGACAAGAGTTCGGCTTTCGGTTCGAGGCACGACTTGAGCAGAGTCGAGACACCACTCCCAGACTGGGTTGTAATCGGTGAATCGGTGATGGTTCGCCCGTACAGTTACTGCGGGGTCATAGCGTACGTTGGCCCGACAGAATTCGCATCTGGGACGTGGATAGGAGTCGAACTCGACGCTCCGACTG GCAAAAACGATGGTGCTGTGAACGGCCATAGGTACTTCACGTGTCGACCGAAATGCGGAATCTTCGTCAAAGTGGACAAATTAATTCAGGACAAACGAGGCAGAGCACTTAGGAACTACACTTTCACTCTTCCTCAGTCTGCACCGATGCGCAGAAGCGTCAGCAGAG GTGAGGGTTTACATTCCTTGCACCGAAGTCGGAGCCGAGGAGAAGGCCTCTCAACAACAGGCACACGATCTTCTCCGCGGGGCAAGTAA
- the LOC143351799 gene encoding kinesin-like protein KIF13A isoform X3, giving the protein MATDKIKVAVRVRPFNRRELELGTQCVVEMSGQQTILQHPTTMDKIERNKPKTFAFDHCFHSLDPAAESFASQEVVFDALGRDILDNAFQGYNACIFAYGQTGSGKSYTMMGSGENKGIIPRLCDNLFDMIAKQQSSELSYKVEVSYMEIYNEKVHDLLDPKPNKHTLKVREHNVLGPYVDGLSQLAVTSFQDIDNLMAEGNKSRTVAATNMNSESSRSHAVFSVILTQTLTDTKSGVSGEKVSRMSLVDLAGSERAVKTGAVGDRLKEGSNINKSLTTLGLVISKLADQNSGSNKNKDKFVPYRDSVLTWLLKDNLGGNSKTVMVATVSPAADNYEETLSTLRYADRAKRIVNHAVVNEDPNARIIRELRQEVETLKEMLLHATGQGSIVGQQRTDITEKLSESERLMKEMSQTWEEKLVKTERLQHERQQALEKMGISVQASGIQVEKNKYYLVNLNDDPSLNELLVYYLKERTLVGGRSAKTDQDIQLHGLGILPEHCVITIEESGLYMTPLNGARCFVNGTQVVKKTPLLHGDRIVWGNHHFFRVNCPRSATAINSEPQTPAQNIDYNFAREELMLNELSNDPIQRAIARLEKQHEEDKQVALEKQRQEYERQFQQLRNILSPSTPYSPYVPYDPLRGSQSGKLPACTPTTQMRVEKWAQERDEMFKRSLGQLKADILKANALVQEANFLAEEMGKQTKFSVTLQIPPNNLSPNRKRGAFVSEPAILVKRTNMGSQVWSMEKLENKLVDMRDMYEERKDPNNCQRLPAIKDEVLGKTQDPFYESQENHNLIGVANIFLEVLFHDVRLDYHTPIISQQGEVAGRLQVEISRISGHFPQDRICEAASESSTDSTSSEPEDYSGSSHIICRVTIKQATGLPLSLSHYVFCQYMFCGHPEPIVVPAVDNSEQLNSNCQTGQRDSLAFKFNHTKDFTVPITEEFMEHCAEGALSIEVWGHRSAGFSRSKPGWEVEQQLAKARSLADRWSELTRKIELWVEIQELNEQGEYSPVDVVVKQDMWTGGIYQLRQGQQRRIQVRVKPVQNSGTLPIICQSILNIAVGSVSVRNRLQIPLDSYQDEDLSVLREKWSEALMRRRQYLDQQIQKLINKQEKTEQDIEREQSLVDQWVSLTEERNAVLVPAAGSGIPGAPADWNPPSGMEPHIPVLFLDLNADDLSTHQSGEEVSVTGLNSILPKEHGNKFYNLPIIRRIEKDVCAIAAWDSSIHDNIHLNKVTDANERVFLILKTTVRLSHPAPMDLVLRKRLALNIYKRQSITDRIFKKIVHSDCLTQTGVTYEVVSNIPKASEELEDRESLAQIAASGEDNSLCDGETYIEKYTRGVSAVESILTLDRLRQNVAVKELLQAQGQPLMRKTASVPNFSQVLLPLRRLGRTIMRTDASLDSLNVTRSESVTDLNTELNGLLHSRRASTGHARNDENFVTTPSKPFGIGSILNSARPTFLNLNLNLNSLTRLQQSTSAKSSPNIVGTKLGLRMTTLHEETSNVGNQLPTPINDEDEEKSDADYYSEYEAYQATAKPVKPLTSSRTLDSLVELQSTKINTPSMSSSGYGSQAVSTTNLTSEDSLSVKSISVDETPDLEYRNLLDSKKPERMDSSLVEETPEEYMGEVAAALDNLSVMGNSCVEERTRKNLEETGAYMDADIDSPVSSTKSDSDANSNATHSNAAQKKDSTSQVLSNRRKSDMEISQTSNSGEDSPLEGSSVVHTKLPPGKVVRRRKTSTNTGRPTSSQHRASFPMVRPQLSESKTAARLEQSMHSNMPYENGDNSSSERIDDDVSDKSSAFGSRHDLSRVETPLPDWVVIGESVMVRPYSYCGVIAYVGPTEFASGTWIGVELDAPTGKNDGAVNGHRYFTCRPKCGIFVKVDKLIQDKRGRALRNYTFTLPQSAPMRRSVSRGEGLHSLHRSRSRGEGLSTTGTRSSPRGK; this is encoded by the exons GGTCCGGGAAGTCGTACACGATGATGGGTAGCGGCGAGAACAAGGGCATCATACCGCGGCTGTGCGACAACCTGTTCGACATGATAGCGAAGCAGCAGAGCTCGGAGCTCAGCTACAAGGTCGAAGTCTCGTACATGGAGATCTACAACGAGAAGGTGCACGACCTGCTGGATCCGAAGCCTAACAAACACACGCTCAAAGTCAGGGAGCACAATGTCCTGGGGCCGTACGTCGACGGACTCAGTCAACTCGCCGTCACATCGTTCCAG GATATTGACAATCTGATGGCGGAGGGCAACAAGTCGAGGACGGTGGCGGCGACGAACATGAACTCTGAGAGCTCCCGGTCGCACGCAGTGTTCTCCGTGATCCTCACCCAAACGTTGACGGACACCAAAAGCGGCGTCAGCGGGGAGAAGGTCTCCAGAATGAGTTTGGTGGACTTAGCAGGGAGCGAAAGGGCTGTGAAAACTGGGGCAGTGGGCGATAGGCTTAAAGAAGGAAGCAATATAAACAA ATCCCTAACGACGTTGGGTCTAGTCATTTCGAAGCTGGCGGATCAGAATTCCGGAAGTAATAAGAATAAGGACAAGTTCGTGCCGTACAGAGACTCCGTGTTAACGTGGTTGTTGAAG GACAACCTCGGTGGAAACAGTAAAACCGTGATGGTAGCCACTGTGTCCCCCGCGGCGGACAATTACGAGGAGACGCTTTCCACCCTCCGATACGCGGACAGAGCGAAGAGGATCGTTAATCACGCGGTGGTCAACGAGGATCCCAACGCAAGAATTATTCGGGAACTGAGGCAGGAAGTGGAGACGCTGAAGGAGATGCTGTTGCACGCGACT GGTCAAGGATCGATAGTGGGACAACAACGCACAGACATAACGGAGAAGCTGTCGGAGTCGGAACGATTGATGAAGGAGATGTCGCAGACATGGGAGGAGAAGCTGGTGAAGACAGAGAGGTTGCAGCACGAGAGGCAACAGGCCTTGGAGAAAATGGGTATCAGCGTGCAGGCTTCCGGTATCCAAGTGGAGAAGAACAAGTACTATCTTGTTAATCTCAACGACGATCCCAGCTTGAACGAGTTGCTGGTTTACTATCTGAAA GAGAGGACGCTGGTCGGCGGACGTTCGGCGAAAACGGACCAGGACATACAGCTGCACGGGCTGGGTATCCTGCCAGAGCACTGCGTGATCACGATAGAGGAGTCTGGCCTCTACATGACGCCGTTGAACGGCGCTAGGTGTTTCGTGAACGGCACGCAGGTGGTGAAAAAAACACCGTTGCTGCACGGCGACAGGATCGTCTGGGGAAATCATCATTTCTTCCGGGTGAACTGTCCCAGGAGCGCAACAG CGATTAACAGCGAGCCTCAGACGCCCGCTCAGAATATCGATTACAACTTCGCGAGGGAGGAACTGATGCTCAACGAGCTGTCGAACGATCCGATTCAAAGGGCCATTGCTAGACTGGAGAAACAACACGAGGAGGACAAACAG GTCGCGCTGGAGAAGCAGAGGCAAGAGTACGAGCGTCAGTTTCAGCAACTTCGTAATATTCTGTCTCCGTCGACGCCGTATTCACCGTATGTACCGTACGACCCGTTAAGGGGCAGCCAAAGCGGGAAATTGCCCGCCTGCACGCCTACCACGCAAATGCGCGTGGAGAAATGGGCCCAAGAGAGGGACGAGATGTTCAAGCGAAGCTTAGGTCAATTAAAAGCGGACATCTTGAAGGCGAACGCGTTGGTGCAAGAGGCAAACTTCTTGGCGGAGGAGATGGGGAAGCAAACGAAATTTAGCGTCACCCTGCAGATCCCGCCGAACAATTTAAGTCCGAATAGAAAG CGGGGAGCTTTCGTCAGCGAGCCCGCGATTCTAGTGAAGAGAACGAACATGGGCAGTCAGGTGTGGTCCATGGAGAAGCTAGAAAATAAGTTAGTCGATATGCGGGACATGTACGAGGAGAGAAAAGATCCCAATAATTGTCAACGATTACCTGCCATTAAG GATGAAGTGCTGGGAAAGACACAAGACCCGTTCTACGAGTCCCAGGAGAATCACAATCTTATCGGAGTAGCGAATATTTTCTTAGAAGTTCTGTTTCACGACGTTCGGTTAGATTATCATACGCCAATTATCAGCCAACAGGGAGAAGTCGCTGGACGACTGCAGGTTGAAATTAGTCGCATATCCGGCCACTTTCCTCAGGATCGCATCTGCGAGGCGGCGTCCGAGTCGTCCACCGACTCGACATCGTCCGAGCCCGAGGATTATTCTGGATCGAGTCATATCATCTGTCGCGTGACGATAAAACAGGCCACCGGGTTGCCGTTGTCGCTGAGCCATTACGTATTTTGTCAGTATATGTTCTGCGGCCATCCGGAGCCGATAGTGGTCCCAGCCGTGGACAACTCGGAGCAGCTCAACTCAAATTGCCAAACTGGCCAGAGGGACTCTTTGGCGTTCAAGTTCAATCACACGAAAGATTTCACCGTGCCCATAACGGAGGAGTTCATGGAACACTGTGCTG AAGGTGCCTTGAGCATAGAAGTTTGGGGCCATCGAAGCGCCGGTTTCTCTCGAAGCAAACCGGGCTGGGAGGTCGAGCAACAGTTGGCCAAAGCTAGATCCCTTGCCGATCGATGGTCAGAGCTGACGCGAAAGATCGAACTCTGGGTCGAAATTCAAGAGCTCAACGAACAAGGAGAGTACTCGCCGGTCGATGTAGTCGTAAAACAGGATATGTGGACGG GCGGTATTTATCAATTACGTCAAGGACAGCAACGACGGATACAAGTTCGCGTGAAACCAGTACAAAATTCGGGAACGTTGCCGATAATCTGCCAGTCGATATTGAACATAGCGGTCGGCAGCGTGTCCGTGAGGAATCGCCTTCAGATTCCGTTGGACAGTTACCAGGACGAAGACCTGAGCGTGCTGAGGGAAAAGTGGAGCGAAGCCTTGATGAGAAGGAGGCAGTACCTGGATCAGCAAATTCAGAAACTCATCAATAAACAAG AAAAAACAGAACAAGACATAGAACGAGAACAGAGCCTCGTGGATCAGTGGGTCAGCCTGACGGAAGAGAGGAACGCAGTTTTAGTCCCTGCGGCAGGCTCTGGGATTCCTGGTGCGCCTGCCGACTGGAACCCTCCATCGGGCATGGAACCCCATATACCTGTTCTGTTCCTTGATCTCAACG CGGACGATCTTTCGACCCACCAGTCAGGGGAGGAAGTTTCCGTGACCGGACTGAACTCCATTCTACCCAAGGAACACGGTAACAAGTTTTACAATTTACCAATAATACGACGCATAGAGAAGGACGTGTGCGCCATCGCTGCTTGGGACTCCAGTATACACGACAACATACACCTGAACAAAGTCACCGATG CGAACGAGCGGGTTTTTTTGATCTTGAAGACGACGGTACGGTTGTCGCATCCTGCGCCAATGGACCTGGTGCTGCGTAAACGGTTGGCCTTGAACATTTACAAAAGACAAAGCATCACAGACCGGATCTTCAAGAAGATCGTACACTCTGACTGCTTGACCCAAACGGGCGTCACCTACGAGGTCGTTTCTAACATACCAAAGGCGAGCGAGGAACTGGAGGATCGCGAGAGTTTGGCGCAGATAGCCGCGAGCGGGGAGGACAACAGCTTGTGCGACGGCGAGACATACATCG AGAAATATACACGCGGTGTCTCCGCGGTGGAAAGTATTCTCACTTTGGACCGACTACGACAAAACGTGGCGGTGAAGGAATTGCTGCAAGCACAAGGACAGCCACTTATGCGCAAGACAGCAAGCGTGCCCAACTTCTCGCAGGTACTACTGCCTCTCCGCCGTCTCGGACGCACT ATTATGAGAACCGACGCCTCTTTGGACTCGTTGAACGTGACGCGTTCCGAGAGCGTAACCGATCTGAACACCGAGTTAAATGGATTGCTGCATTCGCGACGAGCGTCCACGGGCCACGCCAGGAACGATGAGAACTTCGTGACCACGCCATCGAAGCCGTTTGGAATCG GCTCCATTCTGAACTCAG CGAGACCAACTTTCCTGAATCTCAACCTGAATCTCAACTCATTGACACGTCTGCAACAATCCACCTCTGCCAAGT CGTCCCCGAACATCGTCGGTACCAAACTGGGTCTGAGAATGACTACTCTGCACGAGGAAACGTCGAACGTGGGGAATCAGCTGCCCACGCCGATCAACGACGAGGATGAAGAGAAGAGCGACGCCGATTACTACTCGGAATACGAAGCCTATCAG GCAACggcgaaaccagtaaaaccacTAACTTCTTCACGCACACTGGATTCTCTCGTCGAACTTCAGTCGACGAAGATCAACACGCCAAGCATGAGCAGCAGCGGTTACGGTTCCCAAGCCGTGTCCACGACCAACTTGACGTCCGAGGACTCCCTGTCCGTGAAGTCCATCAGCGTGGACGAGACACCGGACCTGGAGTATAGGAATCTGCTGGACAGCAAGAAGCCTGAACGAATGGACAGCTCTCTGGTCGAGGAAACGCCCGAGGAGTACATGGGCGAGGTAGCCGCAGCGTTGGACAACTTGAGCGTGATGGGGAACAGTTGCGTCGAAG AGCGTACAAGGAAAAACCTGGAGGAGACAGGCGCCTACATGGACGCGGACATCGATAGTCCGGTGTCCTCGACGAAAAGCGACAGCGACGCCAACAGCAACGCGACACACTCCAACGCGGCTCAGAAGAAAGACTCGACGAGTCAGGTTCTGAGCAATCGAAGGAAAAGCGACATGGAGATCAGTCAGACGTCGAATTCGGGGGAAGACAGTCCGTTGGAGGGCAGCTCGGTCGTACACACGAAACTGCCGCCGGGCAAG GTAGTGCGACGAAGGAAAACTTCTACCAATACAGGAAGGCCTACCAGTTCCCAGCACAGGGCTTCGTTCCCCATGGTCCGTCCACAACTTTCGGAGAGTAAAACTGCAGCGCGGCTGGAGCAATCGATGCACTCCAATATGCCATACGAAAATGGCGACAACAGCTCCTCGGAACGAATCGACG ACGACGTAAGTGACAAGAGTTCGGCTTTCGGTTCGAGGCACGACTTGAGCAGAGTCGAGACACCACTCCCAGACTGGGTTGTAATCGGTGAATCGGTGATGGTTCGCCCGTACAGTTACTGCGGGGTCATAGCGTACGTTGGCCCGACAGAATTCGCATCTGGGACGTGGATAGGAGTCGAACTCGACGCTCCGACTG GCAAAAACGATGGTGCTGTGAACGGCCATAGGTACTTCACGTGTCGACCGAAATGCGGAATCTTCGTCAAAGTGGACAAATTAATTCAGGACAAACGAGGCAGAGCACTTAGGAACTACACTTTCACTCTTCCTCAGTCTGCACCGATGCGCAGAAGCGTCAGCAGAG GTGAGGGTTTACATTCCTTGCACCGAAGTCGGAGCCGAGGAGAAGGCCTCTCAACAACAGGCACACGATCTTCTCCGCGGGGCAAGTAA